Part of the Deltaproteobacteria bacterium genome, CGTCGTCGGCGTGGACGCGTTCGACGACCTTGCCGCGCAGGTGGATCGCGTTCACGCCATCGCCCTGACGCCCGGAGCCGTCGCGGCGGACGCCGACAACCCCGACGCACCGGCCCAAATCGCCGCGCGGCTTGGCGCGGCGGGGCGACGTTTCGGGTTCGTCGGCGCGCGCGGCGCGCTCACCGGCTTGCTCTCCGGCGCGCTCACCAGGCGCACCGTTTACGATGCCGTCGCGTCGGGTCGCACGTACATCACCAGCGGAGCGCGGATGCTGCTCTACGCGGACGTGGACGGCAAACCGCCGGGCCGCGAATACGCGCCGGGCGGACCGCCGGTCTTTCACCTCGAAGCCGCGGGCACCGCGCCGCTTAAATCCGTCGATCTGTTTCAGGACGGTCGCGCGATCTTCTCGCATGGCTTCGAGGCTCCGACGTGGGTGACGAACGAGGACGTGAAGATCCCGGACCTGAAACGCAGCGCCGTTTTCGTCTGGCGCGTCGAGCAGGAAGACGGCCACGTCGCGTGGTCGAGCCCGTTCTTCGCGCGTCATCCGAACTGGTCGCGCATCGCGGACCTCGCGGCCGAGTCGATGGGCGACGCCATCGAGATTCGGTTCGACTTCGCGCCGGGGCTGAACACGATCGACATCGAGCTGCGCCGCCGCGCGGGCGACGACGGAGGCGGCGATCCGAATCTCTACACGCGCATCAGCGGGCGCTGGCCCGCCGGGCCGGTGGTTGTGCGCGACAGTCCCGCGAACGCCTACGGCGAGGCCGTGCATTACCTGCTGCTCGAACGCAATGCCGAGGCCGACGTGGTGATCGCGCGTGCCGTCGCCGCGCCGGCGTTTCCCGCGCACGCCGAGGGCGAGGGCGCGTGGCGCATCGGCGGACGCGTGAACGAATTGTGCGCCGCGCGCTTCGAGGTGATCGACACCGAGGGCGCGATCGTGCGCGCGATCGATATGGGCGAGCGCGAGCCGGGCACGGTCGAGGCCGTGTGGGATGGCCGCGACGATGCCGGGCGCGAAATCTTCGGCCCGACATTCTACCGCTTCGCGTGCGGCGAGCGCGTGGGGCCGCGCGTGCCGATCGTCGATCTGGGCATGTCCCCCGCGGGGCCGATGCCGGGCGAACCCGAACCGGCCGTCGAAGAGTCGCCACCGCCCGAGCCGAAACCCGAGTCGACACCCGAGTCGACACCCGAGCCGACACCCGAGCCGACACCCGAGCCGACACTCGAGCCGATACCATGAGACGCGCGCTCGCCGTCCTGCTGGCCGTGCTTGCCGCGGGGTGCGCCGCGCATGCGCCGGTCGCGGAGGCGCCGCCGCCGGTATCCGATGAGGAACTCGATCTTCCCGTCGCGCCGGGGGTGACGAAAAAGATCGTGCTGCCCGACCCGGTGATCCGCGCGAACCTCGCCGAGGGCTACGCCGCGACGCGTTCGGTGCACCCGGGGACGGTCGTGGCCGACGTGGACGGCGGCGTGGTCACGCTGCGCGGCACGGTGGCGTCGATTTCCGAACGCAATCTCGCCATCGCCGTCGCCGCGACGAGCCCGGGGGTGCGTCGCGTGAAGCCCAAGCTGATCGTGAAACCGGCGACGCGCGCCGAGTGGCCCGCGCATGACGCGCGCGGCATCGCCGACGTGGCAACCGACCAGCAGCTTCTCGCGGAGGTGCGCCGCCGGATTTCGGCGACGAACCAGGTGCGCGTCGCCGAGCTCGACGTACAGGTTTGCATGGGCGTCGTGATTCTGTCGGGGCCGGTGGAATCGGCGGCGGTGCGCGCGCGGCTGCGCGAAACGGCGCTCTACATCCCGCGCGTGCGTGGCGTGGTCAACAACCTGTGGGTGCCGGGCGAGTGACCGACACCCGTGAGAGCGTGACCGACACCGGTGCGAGCGCGACCGACGCCCGTGCGAGCGTGACCGACACCGGTGCGAGCGTGACCGTCACAGGTGCCGGTTGCGCCAGATGCTGCGCAGCGTGAACGTGACGACCTCCCACGCGGAATCCGTTCCGTACGCGATCTTGCCTGCCGCGATCGGCGGGCGCAGCGCGGCGGCGTGGCGCGCGTAGATCTCTTCCGCGGCGTCGGTGTTCCCCT contains:
- a CDS encoding BON domain-containing protein; amino-acid sequence: MRRALAVLLAVLAAGCAAHAPVAEAPPPVSDEELDLPVAPGVTKKIVLPDPVIRANLAEGYAATRSVHPGTVVADVDGGVVTLRGTVASISERNLAIAVAATSPGVRRVKPKLIVKPATRAEWPAHDARGIADVATDQQLLAEVRRRISATNQVRVAELDVQVCMGVVILSGPVESAAVRARLRETALYIPRVRGVVNNLWVPGE